In the Rattus rattus isolate New Zealand chromosome 18, Rrattus_CSIRO_v1, whole genome shotgun sequence genome, one interval contains:
- the LOC116887701 gene encoding E3 ubiquitin-protein ligase TRIM39 isoform X2, giving the protein MRMRGPPSPGDRSGHLGASTSATRRGEFPLARYSPRRPSPPASCRRPPQARLGRGTAARRGAAVFHSRSAASASGEYCVSRRGAGVRGGGRREAVLRRLRARHSGTRSREVIMAETSLLEAGASAASTAAALENLQVEASCSVCLEYLKEPVIIECGHNFCKACITRWWEDLERDFPCPVCRKTSRYRSLRPNRQLGSMVEIAKQLQTVKRKIRDESLCSQHHEPLSLFCYEDQEAVCLICAISHTHRAHTVVPMDDATQEYKEKLQKCLEPLEQKLQEITCCKASEERKPGELKRLVESRRQQILKEFEELHRRLDEEQQTLLSRLEEEEQDILQRLRENAAHLGDRRRDLAHLAAEVEGKCLQSGFEMLKKLCA; this is encoded by the exons ATGCGCATGCGCGGCCCTCCGTCTCCCGGGGACCGCTCCGGTCACCTGGGCGCCAGCACCTCAGCCACCCGACGCGGCGAGTTCCCTCTCGCCCGGTACTCGCCGCGCAGGCCCTCGCCTCCGGCTTCCTGCCGCCGCCCGCCACAGGCCCGACTAGGTCGGGGCACGGCGGCTCGGCGCGGTGCAGCTGTCTTCCATAGCCGCAGCGCGGCTTCCGCTTCCGGCGAGTATTGTGTGTCGCGCCGCGGGgcgggggtgaggggaggaggaaggagggaggcagtgcTCCGGCGGCTCCGCGCCCGGCACTCCGGGACCCGGAGCCGGGAAG TTATAATGGCAGAGACAAGTCTGTTAGAGGCTGGAGCCTCTGCAGCCTCCACAGCCGCTGCTCTGGAGAACTTGCAGGTAGAGGCAAGCTGTTCTGTGTGCCTGGAGTACCTGAAGGAGCCGGTTATCATTGAATGTGGGCACAACTTCTGCAAAGCGTGCATTACCCGCTGGTGGGAGGACCTAGAGCGGGACTTCCCTTGCCCTGTCTGTCGGAAGACATCCCGATACCGGAGCCTCAGGCCTAACCGACAGCTAGGCAGCATGGTGGAAATAGCCAAGCAGCTCCAGACGGTCAAGCGGAAGATCAGAGACGAAAGCCTCTGCTCCCAGCACCATGAACCCCTTAGCCTTTTCTGCTACGAAGACCAGGAGGCTGTCTGTCTGATATGTGCAATTTCCCATACCCACCGGGCCCACACGGTCGTGCCGATGGACGATGCTACACAGGAGTACAAG GAGAAACTTCAGAAGTGCCTGGAGCCCCTGGAACAGAAGCTGCAGGAGATCACCTGCTGCAAAGCCTCAGAAGAAAGGAAACCAGGGGAACTCAAG AGACTGGTAGAGAGCCGCCGGCAGCAGATCCTAAAGGAGTTTGAGGAGCTGCACAGGCGACTGGACGAGGAACAGCAGACGCTGCTTTCCCggctggaggaggaagaacaggacaTTCTACAGAGACTTCGAGAAAACGCTGCTCACCTTGGGGATAGGCGCCGGGACCTTGCCCACTTAGCTGCTGAGGTGGAGGGCAAGTGCTTACAGTCAGGCTTCGAGATGCTTAAG AAATTATGTGCttga
- the LOC116887701 gene encoding E3 ubiquitin-protein ligase TRIM39 isoform X1, giving the protein MRMRGPPSPGDRSGHLGASTSATRRGEFPLARYSPRRPSPPASCRRPPQARLGRGTAARRGAAVFHSRSAASASGEYCVSRRGAGVRGGGRREAVLRRLRARHSGTRSREVIMAETSLLEAGASAASTAAALENLQVEASCSVCLEYLKEPVIIECGHNFCKACITRWWEDLERDFPCPVCRKTSRYRSLRPNRQLGSMVEIAKQLQTVKRKIRDESLCSQHHEPLSLFCYEDQEAVCLICAISHTHRAHTVVPMDDATQEYKEKLQKCLEPLEQKLQEITCCKASEERKPGELKRLVESRRQQILKEFEELHRRLDEEQQTLLSRLEEEEQDILQRLRENAAHLGDRRRDLAHLAAEVEGKCLQSGFEMLKDVKSTLEKCEKVKTMEVTSVSIELEKNFSHFPRQYFALRKILKQLIAPLWLLPPADVTLDPETAHPNLVLSEDRKSVKFVETRLRDLPDTPQRFTFYPCVLATEGFTSGRHYWEVEVGDKTHWAVGVCRDSVSRKGELTPLPETGYWRVRLWNGDKYAATTTPFTPLHIKVKPKRVGIFLDYEAGTLSFYNVTDRSHIYTFTDTFTEKLWPLFYPGIRAGRKNAAPLTIRPPTDWE; this is encoded by the exons ATGCGCATGCGCGGCCCTCCGTCTCCCGGGGACCGCTCCGGTCACCTGGGCGCCAGCACCTCAGCCACCCGACGCGGCGAGTTCCCTCTCGCCCGGTACTCGCCGCGCAGGCCCTCGCCTCCGGCTTCCTGCCGCCGCCCGCCACAGGCCCGACTAGGTCGGGGCACGGCGGCTCGGCGCGGTGCAGCTGTCTTCCATAGCCGCAGCGCGGCTTCCGCTTCCGGCGAGTATTGTGTGTCGCGCCGCGGGgcgggggtgaggggaggaggaaggagggaggcagtgcTCCGGCGGCTCCGCGCCCGGCACTCCGGGACCCGGAGCCGGGAAG TTATAATGGCAGAGACAAGTCTGTTAGAGGCTGGAGCCTCTGCAGCCTCCACAGCCGCTGCTCTGGAGAACTTGCAGGTAGAGGCAAGCTGTTCTGTGTGCCTGGAGTACCTGAAGGAGCCGGTTATCATTGAATGTGGGCACAACTTCTGCAAAGCGTGCATTACCCGCTGGTGGGAGGACCTAGAGCGGGACTTCCCTTGCCCTGTCTGTCGGAAGACATCCCGATACCGGAGCCTCAGGCCTAACCGACAGCTAGGCAGCATGGTGGAAATAGCCAAGCAGCTCCAGACGGTCAAGCGGAAGATCAGAGACGAAAGCCTCTGCTCCCAGCACCATGAACCCCTTAGCCTTTTCTGCTACGAAGACCAGGAGGCTGTCTGTCTGATATGTGCAATTTCCCATACCCACCGGGCCCACACGGTCGTGCCGATGGACGATGCTACACAGGAGTACAAG GAGAAACTTCAGAAGTGCCTGGAGCCCCTGGAACAGAAGCTGCAGGAGATCACCTGCTGCAAAGCCTCAGAAGAAAGGAAACCAGGGGAACTCAAG AGACTGGTAGAGAGCCGCCGGCAGCAGATCCTAAAGGAGTTTGAGGAGCTGCACAGGCGACTGGACGAGGAACAGCAGACGCTGCTTTCCCggctggaggaggaagaacaggacaTTCTACAGAGACTTCGAGAAAACGCTGCTCACCTTGGGGATAGGCGCCGGGACCTTGCCCACTTAGCTGCTGAGGTGGAGGGCAAGTGCTTACAGTCAGGCTTCGAGATGCTTAAG GATGTGAAAAGTACCCTAGAAAA ATGTGAGAAGGTGAAGACCATGGAGGTGACTTCAGTATCTATAGAGCTGGAAAAGAACTTCAGCCATTTCCCCCGGCAGTACTTTGCCCTAAGGAAAATTCTTAAACAGCTAATTG CTCCACTCTGGCTTCTTCCGCCAGCGGATGTGACCCTGGACCCTGAGACGGCTCATCCTAACCTTGTCCTGTCAGAGGATCGGAAAAGTGTCAAGTTTGTGGAGACAAGACTCCGAGACCTCCCTGACACACCACAGCGTTTCACTTTCTACCCTTGTGTCTTAGCTACTGAAGGCTTCACCTCAGGTCGACACtactgggaggtggaggtgggtgaCAAGACCCACTGGGCAGTAGGAGTATGCCGGGACTCTGTGAGCAGGAAGGGTGAACTGACTCCACTCCCTGAGACTGGCTACTGGCGTGTGCGGCTGTGGAATGGGGACAAGTACGCAGCCACCACCACGCCTTTCACCCCTTTGCACATCAAGGTGAAACCTAAGCGGGTAGGCATATTCCTAGACTATGAGGCTGGCACACTGTCTTTTTACAACGTCACAGACCGCTCACACATCTACACCTTCACTGATACTTTCACTGAAAAACTTTGGCCCCTCTTCTACCCAGGGATCCGAGCTGGTCGGAAGAATGCTGCACCACTTACCATCAGA